A single window of Nicotiana tomentosiformis chromosome 1, ASM39032v3, whole genome shotgun sequence DNA harbors:
- the LOC104097048 gene encoding dehydrin COR47-like → MAEQQSQSQEENVNKGAAPESSDRGCGLFNFMGKKEENKSNDDTVMVDVVDTTTPYPNVEPPKEKKEEEEKHSLMDKLHRTHSNSSSSSDEEVDEVTGEKKRKKKGLKEKIKEKISGDHKESSEQKVEMENCTGHVAGNANYAGTTHEDQEKKGIMEKIKDKLPGHHNKTAADEQVYGGDQTKEKKGLLDKIKEKLPGHHKNTEDHEEKHKSN, encoded by the exons ATGGCAGAGCAACAAAGTCAGTCACAGGAGGAGAATGTAAACAAGGGTGCAGCTCCAGAGAGTAGTGACCGTGGGTGTGGATTGTTCAATTTCATGGGAAAGAAAGAAGAGAATAAGTCCAACGATGACACTGTCATGGTTGatgttgttgacactactactcCCTATCCCAATGTAGAACCACCAAAGGAGAAGAAAGAGGAGGAGGAGAAGCACAGTCTCATGGACAAACTTCACCGCACTCACAGCAATTCAAGCTCG TCGAGCGATGAGGAAGTGGACGAGGTTACTggagagaagaaaaggaagaagaagggACTGAAAGAGAAGATCAAGGAAAAGATTTCCGGTGATCATAAGGAAAGTAGTGAGCAAAAAGTTGAAATGGAGAACTGCACTGGTCATGTGGCTGGTAATGCTAATTATGCAGGAACAACACACGAAGATCAAGAAAAGAAAGGAATAATGGAGAAGATAAAGGACAAACTTCCAGGTCACCACAACAAGACTGCTGCAGATGAGCAAGTCTATGGAGGTGATCAAACAAAAGAGAAGAAAGGATTACTTGACAAAATCAAGGAGAAATTGCCTGGACACCACAAGAATACTGAGGATCATGAGGAGAAGCACAAGTCCAACTGA